Within Chloroflexota bacterium, the genomic segment CTCGACGCAGGCGGTGCAGGCGATCCAGGCGATGTTGAAGGACAACCTCAACATGAGCGTGGAACTTGACCCGGCCGAGCAGAAGGTGTTCCGCCCGAACATGTGGGACCACAAGCAGCAGTTCACGTGGGTGCGCTGGTACTCGGACTACCCGGACTCGAACAACAACCTGTACCAGAATTGGTATTCGGGTTCGGGCGCGTCGGGTCACCGCCATGACTTCAACAACAAAGACTTTGACAAGTTCGTGACCGAGGCGAAGGTTGGCACGCTGGCCGAGCGCACCGCGAAGTACGCGCAGGCTGAGATCCTGGGCCTCGAAGAAGGCTACGCGACGTACGTGTACTACCTGTACTCGGCGCGCACGTATAAGCCATGGGTCGGCGGTATTCCGAAGAACTCCCGCGGCGAAATCGTGCAGGACGTCAACATCTTCTTTGCCATGCCTGAGACGATATACATCCAGGAAGCGGAAGGCCGGCCGAAGCTGTCCTAGTTTCTAGAATACCGTCGCTGGGCGCTTTCTGACCTGGCGGCAATCTGAACGACCAACGCGGGGCCGTAAGGCCCCGCGGTTCTATTGACGGGTGACGGGCAGCGATGAGTGAACCGTGAACGAAAAACAGCGAACGGTAGTGCTGTTTTGTGATGAGTATGTCCCCAAGCGATTGTTGTATGTGTCAGCACGGTGTAGTATTCGCCGCCCTCCCCCGGCCCCCTCCCAGCGAAGCTGGGAGGGGGAGTAAGTCAAAGGGGATTGGCGCGGCGGCAAAGCCGCCGCGCCAATCCCCTTTAGCGTTTCCCCTTCTCCCCCGCAAGGCGGGGGAGAAGGGGCCGGGGGATGAGGGGGCGCACTTCAAGCACCTGTGCTTGCAACAGCTTTGAGGACATAGTCAAACAAAAACAGTATAGGCGGTGCGCCGACCGCGGCCGTCAATCATCGGCCCGGGGACATGCGGCCGCAAGCGCCGGTCGCGGAGACACGATCCGCCTAGCGCCACCGGCGGCGCAGCGCAGCGCGCGCGAACGCGCCGAGGACGCCGCCGACCGCCACAAACGGGCTGGCCGTCACGCACGAAAAGGCGGTGATGTACTGGGCGTTGTTGATGAAGGTGATGGTGTTGGGCACCAGATCCAGCATGGCGGGCAGGCTCAAGACATATACACTGACGGCGGCGCCGATGGCGATGCTCGCGCCAGCCACGACCAGCGCATCGCGCGTTGGCGCGACGACGAGGAAGCAGAGGGTGAAGACAATCGTCGTCCCAGCCATCAGGCCGCCCGTGTCGATATTCCAGCGCGAGAAGTCGCGCATCCACGGAGTGAACATGACTAAAATGGCGCCGAGCGCCAGTCCGAGCGCCGTGGCGGCCAGCACGCGATTGATCATGGCATTTCGAGGTTCAGCCGGTAGAGCAGATTGAAGTCGCTGAGCGGCGTCGTCACCTTGTAGCTGCCGGTCAGGGCCCACGGCTGCGGCTTGCCGTCCGCGCGCGCGCGCGCGTCGGCCAGCGCGGCCGGGATAACGACCAGATCGAGCGGCAGCTCCACAGTGGCGCCGGCGCCCACGGTCCGTTCGCCCAGCGCGTGGTACGTCTTGCCGACCGTGACGTTGCCGCTCCAGACGAACAACTCCAATTGGCTGATTTTCAGGTCGAGTGGCGAGCGATTCTGAATCTCGATGACAGCCGCGCCGTCGGCGCGCTCCGTGGGCGGCACAAAGCGCACGACGCGCCAGCGCAGGTCGCGCAGCGAGCGGATCGACGCGACGTAATCGCCGCCGACCTGCGTCAGCGCGAACAGGCTGCCGGCGCCGAGCAGCAGCCAGAAGCCAAAGGCCAGCCAGTCCGAACGCGTGCTCACGATCGCGGGGCAACCGGCACCGTCGACGCGCAGCGAAAGCCGACGGCGACGTACATGTAGTCGGGGTTCTGCGGGTAGCGGTGGGCGCTCCGGTAATGATCCTCGAAGTAGCTGCCGAATCCGCCGCCGCGCAGCACGCGCTGGCCGGGCGCAGCCGGATCGTTGCGGCCGTCGCCGGCCGCATAGGGGTATGGCTTGTAGAGGCTGGCGGTCCATTCCCAGACGTTGCCGGCCAGATCCTGCGCGCCATACGGGCTGTCGCCCGTGGGCGAGAAGCGCCCGACCGGCATGGTGGACCTGGCGGCATTGTCCGCGATATTCGTATTGCAGCGCGTCGCGTCGAACGCGTTGCCCCACGGGTAGCGCCGGCCATCCGTGCCGCGCGCCGCTTTTTCCCACTCCGCCTCGCTCGGCAGGCGTTTGCCCGCCCAGCGCGCGCACACCATCGCTTCATACCATGAAACGCCGACGACCGGCTTGTCCGGCGGGTTCCACTCCTCATCGAACCAGTGGTACGGTGCGCGGCGCTGGCCCTGCCTGGCGACGATGGTGCGGCCTTCCTCAAAGCCGTCCCACGCCTCGACGGATTCGTTGTACGGCACGTCTTCCCAGAAGAAGCCGAACTGCTTGTTGGTGACCGGCGTCTTGTCGATGTAGAACGAATCGACCCACACCGTGTGTACCGGTTGCTCTTCGCTGCTGTCCGTGCTGCCCATGGTGAACGGGCCGGCCGGGACAAAGACCATGCCGGGCGGCGTCAGCGCGCTCAGGAAATTGACGGCCAGCGGCCAGTCGACCTGCGCCAGCGCGGCGATGGCCTGTGGCTTGTCCGGGCGATTGCCGCCGATAATGCCGATCAGTTGTGCTACGGCGGCGTCGGCCATGCGCGGGGCGGCGCCGGTGGCGCGCCATTCGTCAACCTGCTTCTGGAACTCTGCAATTAACTGTTCGTCCGTCATGCGCTCCATGCTCCCCGATTATTGCGTGCGGGCGCGACGCCCGCCGATCATCCCTGGGCGAGTATAACCCAATTCGGGCCGGTCGGCAACGTCGAGCGCAGGGGGGCAGCAATTCTCAATTTGGCTTTGGACGCGTACTGTCCAATGCCGGCTTGCTATGAACTTGGCCCTCTAGTGCTTGTCACGCACGCTGGCTCGACAAGT encodes:
- a CDS encoding formylglycine-generating enzyme family protein, producing the protein MTDEQLIAEFQKQVDEWRATGAAPRMADAAVAQLIGIIGGNRPDKPQAIAALAQVDWPLAVNFLSALTPPGMVFVPAGPFTMGSTDSSEEQPVHTVWVDSFYIDKTPVTNKQFGFFWEDVPYNESVEAWDGFEEGRTIVARQGQRRAPYHWFDEEWNPPDKPVVGVSWYEAMVCARWAGKRLPSEAEWEKAARGTDGRRYPWGNAFDATRCNTNIADNAARSTMPVGRFSPTGDSPYGAQDLAGNVWEWTASLYKPYPYAAGDGRNDPAAPGQRVLRGGGFGSYFEDHYRSAHRYPQNPDYMYVAVGFRCASTVPVAPRS